One genomic region from Pseudostreptobacillus hongkongensis encodes:
- a CDS encoding type II secretion system F family protein produces the protein ISQVLDRSPKLFPPLVVQMIAVGERAGTIDEMLEEIADFYEKQVDQIMGNLSSIIEPVLIIFLGAAVGGIALAIITPIYALTMKFGQ, from the coding sequence ATCTCGCAGGTACTCGACCGCTCGCCCAAGCTCTTCCCACCGCTGGTCGTGCAGATGATCGCCGTCGGCGAACGCGCCGGAACCATCGACGAGATGCTCGAAGAGATCGCCGATTTCTACGAGAAGCAGGTCGACCAGATCATGGGCAACCTCTCTTCGATCATCGAGCCGGTCCTGATCATCTTCCTCGGCGCGGCGGTCGGCGGCATCGCGCTCGCCATCATCACGCCGATCTACGCGCTGACCATGAAGTTCGGGCAGTGA